GGCAATCTCTGATTGGTccacattattatttttttcttgaaattaaatataccaataagaaaatgacacgtggataattatttaacaattaaGATTAAGTACCTATGaagttccaaaaatataacttaggtatttatttgaaactgaaagttaaacttaggtatttatgccgcaaattactcttatctattatactcaaaaataaaagtagttaTTAATTGATGGTAAAGTTCAGGTTTCAAACTGAGAAatgcatcaatgatattgaaTCATCAATGGTATTTATGTGTAATTTTTCACTAATTAAGCTCATGATTGGCACTAGAATTGGCTGCTTCTTCTTTCACCCTTtgcatctcttttctttttccccACAGAAAAGAGTACAATCCAAAAATTATAAGTACAACACCTATTAACCTGCAACATTCACATTATTAAAATTACagcttaattataatatataattattactaggtgtttttttctttaataagttatattattatatatatatatatatatatatatatatatatactatacttACGTTCCAACAGTGATGGGTTCACCAAGTGTGAGAGCTTCTAAAAATGCCACAAAAATTAGAGCAAGAGGATTGAACATTGGTGGATATGTTGGGCCTTGAACTGATATGGCCCATGAAAGTAAGCACAAATTCACTGCTGTTGCTAATATTccctattaattaattaataaaaaaacattaattaatacaataataaaCACATTATTAATTGATTACATTATTAAAAGAGCTTAATTACCGAGTAGATTATAGTAACCAATTGAAGATTCCAGCCTAAACTCCAAGCTATTGAGTCTGTGTTCAACAATAGGCCTAAGATCACTGATTGAAATGAAGACAAAATACATGTCAACATAGTTGACAAGTATACAAATGGTAattgtttttgtaattttaccTGCAAATCCAAAATATAACAAACAAAATTAGGAGTAATTGGTAAAAACAATGTCTCAAGCATTTGAGGGAccgaaatataaataaatttgaaataatgtatttttaagCATGTTTTTAAgggggaaacttacaaaaatattagaatttgggttaacttttataaaaatactgtcacacaaattttttttcaaaaatactgtatagtttttataaaactccagtaaaacacaaagcagaataactcaaaacaacagtagaacaactaaaaaacaccagtagaacaccagtaaaaacttaacacagtatactgtagcataaaacttataaaaaaatatactgaaaaagaaaaaaaaaaatcatctgctagtatttttgtaaaaaaaataacaaaagttagcataacatgtaaatttcccttttagGATGGGGCATGAGTTAGGGTGGAATTTAAAATAAGGTCTTTTCAATGGGGGTGTGTTGAGACGAATTTCGAAACAAGGCCTAGGCCCGGTCTAAATCACTCTAAGAACAAATTACAAATTATATGGGTTTTTATACAAACTCCATAAAAATGTGGCatttttaaaaaggaaaaaaatagtcatttttatatgaaaaatatggAAATTAAAAAGTAGAGATAATCATTTGTTATAAGAGGGTAATCAGTTAGGTTAtactatttttgtaatatttttttttaactttttcttaaatttttctaaaaaattaaaatatatatatatatttatagatagaTATATTTAGAGGCTTGTACCTTAAAcccatgaaaataaaaattagaaaaatgaaaaTTCTAAGAATAGGGGAATGAGAATTTAGTACTTGGACTATGAACCATGATGAATAAGCAAGGGTGCTGGCAAGCAACATGATTGTGCCACGTGTCCAATGATGATGAGGTGTGATGATGATGGGACTATGATGATCTGAATGAtgattagatataaaaaattcATTTCCTTTGTAAAGGGCAGTGAGTAGAGCTCCACCCACACACAATAAAGCCCCAATTGTCTTTACTTTCCCTTCTTTGCTTCCCAATCTAAGTCTCTCCATTCTTACCACaaacaaatttttaattaaacagcattaattaatacaaatctataatttcttaattaattacattACCTTATGATGACAGAAACAACAAATGTGACTATAGGAATAAGGTTGAGGAAGTTGGTTGCATATGTAGCTGTTGTGTCTTTTAAACCATAGTAGAACAAACTTGTGGTTCCCAACCTGcaattcatatatatacatttatatatatttttaataaattaataatacttatttgatatcttatattttaaaagcatatatatatataaatttaatactctcaactcaaaattttttaataaaattttattaataaaattaaattatcttcaattttataaattctaaatttaaattcgtttggtcaaattaataaaattatattaattaaattttatttaaagatACTTACAATTTGAAAATATAACATACTaaagggatatgattttgtcccgtcattgtactttcacggattgtaatccgtgatgtacgacagccgtcagatgagggagttatttgatctaacggctgagattgatctaggggtaattagggttaaaaagtagaaacgtaccctgacaATCATTTAATGCAcgtaccctgagacccatctaatgtaccacagaATACATtacgtgaaagtacatcacgagacaaaatcatatctcataaaatattattaaaaataaaagatactaAATATGACTtagtaataaataaatgattatattccctttataaataaaataataataattagaattaatgAAGATATATTAGAAAACAAATATTAATTAGTCTTACACGTTTAAGGCATTGACAAAGAGCCAAAACCAAACTTGCCAACTAAACTTCATTACATGACCTCTGCCAAATTAACACAAACAAAAAATATGTCAATTTCACAAATCACATACACaaataatagtaattaaatattattttagaccatttttaatatatactccAAAATTTTATTAAGAAGGTTTCCATTCAATTTTTATACATgtatagttttttctttttttttcatattcaaaaaagtatatcttttaaatattaataaatataaaaatatatgaataAACGTCTTAGaattctttttaaaataattatgaaattaagataattataaaaacatgataaaatatatatcttattgtaattaacacaaaaattatgaaaaacatTGAAAGAAAAAGTTTAGAACGAATTAAAAAGAttaatatatattcattataaaaaataaatgaatgaattaaaaaaatacttttaacttaaatatatatattattataaaaaattaatgtaaggcctttaaaagtgaaaatataataatCCTGCAGTTACATATTTGTCTTTATTGATTTGCTTATTGATAAaagaataaatttaattaattcgaGTTTCAGTATTATAAGATCTATAAAGATAAGAGATTTGTATTCCAGAAAAAtcgaataaatatttaagaaatcaAAGACATAAACTTGAGCAGTTTGTAATCCGAGACACTCATtcaatattatttcaaaaaaatattatttcaaagaaaacaaaaaagatcgaaagaaagaaagaaaaaccttATTTCAAAGTAATAGGCAAGAGGAGCGACACTAATAGCAGCGACGACATTTCGATAAGTAATGAGAGCAAAGACAAAAGTACCCTTGACAAGAATGATTCTAGACAACAATTGCATTCCTGTGTAGACTATTTGCACCATCAACATTGCCAAAACTACTTGTGACCATTTGAACCATTTTCTAATAAACCCTATTTCCATACAcacttgatgatgatgatgatctttCTAATAAgacttgatgatgatgatgaagattaattctaaaattttctaatattattCCAATATAACGTATTTATAACCTAATTCTAGTActttactatatatatagattgcaattaataaataatgaaataaaagtgcatttatatatttttacttaaaaaaaaattagtaatctTTGTGGAAAGTATGGCTATGGAATGTTTGTTTATTCAACAAAAATTAGATATAGTTTCCTAGTCAATTGTAATAATGTTAGGTAcgtagtaattaaataaatattcatCTTTTTGgacatttaaatttcaaatatatatatttaatctacTTTCCAATTCATTGATATTAATCTTCATGCTAGCtggattaaatataaaatagggaaagaaattaataaaaattatactaatattatatctatcaataaatatttaggagaaaaaaaatatttatgagttaattaATAAGAGACAACATTTCTTTCACcttatctcttttctttacaatatcTTCTTGATTTAATATTCAAatcaaatatatgtatatatacatatatattcaaatctttttgaaTTGAATGATTTAattcctaattaatttattcacATTGAAAAATCTTTGTATTATTGTTAATGCATGCATGCAATTTGCAAACCAGTGGACACACTCAATCATTTAGACAGTGATTGGCTATTACTGGATCCTCATAGTGTTATCATGTTCGTTCGCACACTGAAAAATACTTACCACacattaatatcttatttattgaaaataaaaaaaaaaaattacaaaaaataagtgTAATGTGAAAATGTCTCCATCATTATTCATAAGATAATAAGAATAATTTAAGTTTTATACcgttaataaattaattcaacAAGTGTGTTTAAAAATGAAGAAATAATAGTACAATATTCAAACCAATTaaaggaaattaaaaaaaaaaaaaaagttcaataATCTTAGTTATGAATTATATAAACATTATTTTGCTactccaaaataaaaaatacatgagATAGATTGTAACAATTTTGAATATGTGACTCATTCAAATTTTGTGTAATAAATGACTCAAAATATAAGGCTCCTCTTATTAACAACCCTTCACAAGAATTCTCAGCTAAAacattaaaagcttgaacaataaAACTAGCTATATATAATAAGTAAGATTCATTTCATCTTGGCTACAACAATTCATGATCATATGGATGCAaccaaagaaaaagaagaagaagaagaagatgatgatgagaaGGCACGGGAAATGTCAATGACACTGCGAACGAGATCAATGACGAAAAGGAGGACACAGAATAATAAGAAAGAAAGTTTCTCAGCAAGATTGCCTGATGATGTGAGCGGTGTTTTTTCAGAGAGTACATGTGTGGTCAAATTAAGTACAAATACATCTTTAGATATAAGAGAATCAATACTTGAaaatatgatgatgatgatgaagaaaaaTGAAGAATTTGGTAGTGAATTTGATTGGAATGATTTGGAGGAGTTGATTTATTGTTATATTGCTCTCAACTCACCTGATATTCATACTATTATCATTAATGCTTTTCTTGATTTGAAACATTTTCTCATCAATGAATAAGTATTGTTATTATAGATACACCTTAAAATATTCAACACTATATAAGTAATAACATTGTACGAGTAATGTTTAGTACTTTTTTATGTTACTGAAAAACTTgataattaaattacatttttctagatatatgaagtagccaaaaagcaaaatttaaaACTCCAATTAGCTATAGCTAGTAAGTGATTAAGATCACATTTTATCTAACATAATTtgttttttcaatattatttttgttgtattaTTTGTTTTGGTGAAGTAGTTGGCACAACATTAATGGTAGTGAGCTCCAACCCAGTTGGAATGATGTGATGATTAATagtaacattattattattattattattctttattaACATCTTTGTTGCTCCTTCTCCTTCTAAGTTGTTCTCATCATGAACTAAGCTTTTGTTCTCCTTTTTATTTCCCAACAAAAAGGAATACAATCCAAATATGATCAACATCATCCCAATCAAACTGCaaaaatatacatacatacatacacttAGTGTTTaatttggtatatatatatggaaaaaaaaaaatgaagaagaaaatttgattttttgcaAATAGTgctattttgataaaaaaattataaatttgttCTCATTTTGTATTGgaatggtttttctttttatttgaaaataaaataatcattgcactaaaatggtagaaaaattcattccattggaatgacatatattttaaaatgcaaccaaataaaggaatgaaaattaattcattttcatatttcattacctccaaccaaacacaACTAGTATCATGATCAGGCCCGACCCTGGGCACAAGCGgactaggcctgtgcctagggcccacataGTCCAGGGGCCCGAAAAGAAAACTCTTCTTTTAAATTTACAGTTTACTGATTTTGAAAGATACTATCTTTTTCCTAAATAAgaacccaaaaatatttttttctatggtccactatattttaaaataggtAGTGATCATGATATCTATatgaattgaaaaaatatattatatatttataatacttACGTTCCAGTTGTTATAGATACACTAAGTATGATAGCCTCAGATAAAGATACGAAAATTAGAGTGAGTGGGTTGAACATGGACGGATAAGTGGCCCCTTTAAGTGAAATTGCCCATGTCACTAAGC
This genomic window from Cannabis sativa cultivar Pink pepper isolate KNU-18-1 unplaced genomic scaffold, ASM2916894v1 Contig2, whole genome shotgun sequence contains:
- the LOC133033066 gene encoding WAT1-related protein At1g25270-like, whose protein sequence is MEIGFIRKWFKWSQVVLAMLMVQIVYTGMQLLSRIILVKGTFVFALITYRNVVAAISVAPLAYYFEIRGHVMKFSWQVWFWLFVNALNVLGTTSLFYYGLKDTTATYATNFLNLIPIVTFVVSVIIRMERLRLGSKEGKVKTIGALLCVGGALLTALYKGNEFFISNHHSDHHSPIIITPHHHWTRGTIMLLASTLAYSSWFIVQVKLQKQLPFVYLSTMLTCILSSFQSVILGLLLNTDSIAWSLGWNLQLVTIIYSGILATAVNLCLLSWAISVQGPTYPPMFNPLALIFVAFLEALTLGEPITVGTLIGVVLIIFGLYSFLWGKRKEMQRVKEEAANSSANHELN
- the LOC133033056 gene encoding transcription repressor OFP4-like; translation: MDATKEKEEEEEDDDEKAREMSMTLRTRSMTKRRTQNNKKESFSARLPDDVSGVFSESTCVVKLSTNTSLDIRESILENMMMMMKKNEEFGSEFDWNDLEELIYCYIALNSPDIHTIIINAFLDLKHFLINE